The following proteins come from a genomic window of Rana temporaria chromosome 12 unlocalized genomic scaffold, aRanTem1.1 chr12y, whole genome shotgun sequence:
- the LOC120921986 gene encoding uncharacterized protein LOC120921986 isoform X2, translating to MCESADNEEESSSDVRLPENHMKVSAARKRSKRRPIDLNKCSLYGQLCTPFQALNVTEMAEVPMISHGPSGLGTSDFWWPQQGESHRNPKTQSSQNPQSLNGRDSHLLSLPPHS from the exons ATGTGTGAATCGGCTGATAATGAG GAGGAGTCCTCCTCAGATGTGAGACTTCCAGAAAATCACATGAAAGTGTCCGCCGCCAGAAAACGGAGCAAGAGGCGCCCCATCGACCTCAACAAGTGCAGCCTGTATGGTCAGCTGTGCACGCCCTTCCAGGCCCTCAATGTGACG GAAATGGCAGAGGTACCCATGATCTCTCATGGTCCTTCCGGCCTCGGCACAAGTGACTTCTGGTGGCCCCAACAAGGGGAGTCTCACAGGAACCCCAAGACACAATCATCCCAGAACCCACAGAGCCTGAATGGCAGAGACTCGCATCTTCTGTCCCTCCCCCCTCATTCCTGA
- the LOC120921986 gene encoding putative proline-rich protein 21 isoform X1, whose amino-acid sequence MRLTLGLTLHPDGALTLHPDGALTPRPTLHPDGALTPRPTLHPDGALTLHPDGALTIHPDRALTPRLTLHPDGALTLHPDGALTPRLTLHPDGALTPRLTLHPDGALTPRPTLHPDGALTLHPDGALTLHPNGALTPRLTLHPDGALTPRLTLHPDGALTPRPTLHPDGALTLHPDGALTLHPDRALTLHPDRALTPRLTLHPDGALTLHPDRALTPRLTLHPNGALTLHPDRALTPRLTLHPDGALTPRLTLHPDGALTPRPTLHPDGALTLHPDRALTPRPTLHPDGALTLHPDRALTLHPDGALTLHPDRALTLHPDRALTPRLTLHPDGALTPRPTLHPDGALTPRPALHPDGALTLHPDGALTLHPDRALTPRLTLHPNGALTLHPDRALTPRLTLHPDGALTPRLTLHPDGALTPRPTLHPDGALTLQDKQSSQNPQSLNGRDSHLLSLPPHS is encoded by the coding sequence ATGAGACTGACCCTTGGACTGACCCTACACCCCGACGGAGCTCTGACCCTACACCCCGACGGAGCTCTGACCCCTAGACCGACCCTACACCCCGACGGAGCTCTGACCCCTAGACCAACCCTACACCCTGACGGAGCTCTGACCCTACACCCCGACGGAGCTCTGACCATACACCCTGACAGAGCTCTGACCCCTAGACTGACCCTACACCCCGACGGAGCTCTGACCCTACACCCCGACGGAGCTCTGACCCCTAGACTGACCCTACACCCCGATGGAGCTCTGACCCCTAGACTGACCCTACACCCCGACGGAGCTCTGACCCCTAGACCGACCCTACACCCCGACGGAGCTCTGACCCTACACCCCGACGGAGCTCTGACCCTACACCCCAACGGAGCTCTGACCCCTAGACTGACCCTACACCCCGATGGAGCTCTGACCCCTAGACTGACCCTACACCCCGACGGAGCTCTGACCCCTAGACCGACCCTACACCCCGACGGAGCTCTGACCCTACACCCTGACGGAGCTCTGACCCTACACCCCGACAGAGCTCTGACCCTACACCCCGACAGAGCTCTGACCCCTAGACTGACCCTACACCCCGACGGAGCTCTGACCCTACACCCTGACAGAGCTCTGACCCCTAGACTGACCCTACACCCCAACGGAGCTCTGACCCTACACCCCGACAGAGCTCTGACCCCTAGACTGACCCTACACCCCGATGGAGCTCTGACCCCTAGACTGACCCTACACCCCGACGGAGCTCTGACCCCTAGACCGACCCTACACCCCGACGGAGCTCTGACCCTACACCCCGACAGAGCTCTGACCCCTAGACCAACCCTACACCCTGACGGAGCTCTGACCCTACACCCCGACAGAGCTCTGACCCTACACCCTGACGGAGCTCTGACCCTACACCCCGACAGAGCTCTGACCCTACACCCCGACAGAGCTCTGACCCCTAGACTGACCCTACACCCCGACGGAGCTCTGACCCCTAGACCGACCCTACACCCCGACGGAGCTCTGACCCCTAGACCAGCCCTACACCCTGACGGAGCTCTGACCCTACACCCCGACGGAGCTCTGACCCTACACCCCGACAGAGCTCTGACCCCTAGACTGACCCTACACCCCAACGGAGCTCTGACCCTACACCCCGACAGAGCTCTGACCCCTAGACTGACCCTACACCCCGATGGAGCTCTGACCCCTAGACTGACCCTACACCCCGACGGAGCTCTGACCCCTAGACCGACCCTACACCCCGACGGAGCTCTGACCCTACAAGATAAACAATCATCCCAGAACCCACAGAGCCTGAATGGCAGAGACTCGCATCTTCTGTCCCTCCCCCCTCATTCCTGA